From a single Methylosinus sp. H3A genomic region:
- the ntrB gene encoding nitrate ABC transporter permease, with translation MTMHITKNDLVDVTPGDDRSIDELYARRRIPLIEKHRAHIHAFFAAVLPPLIVLAILLGLWQLICIKPTSALPSPSRIWSEANDLILHPFFVAGPQDIGLGWRVLTSLQRVGIGFGLASVAGVLLGVIVGQSRWAMRGLDPLFQILRTVPPLAWLPISLAAFRDSYPSAIFVIFITSIWPIIINTAVGVRNIPQDYRNVAAVLRLNQFEFFWKIMIPSAAPYIFTGLRIGVGLSWLAIVAAEMLTGGVGVGFFIWDAWNSSRLPDIFVALAYIGVTGFVLDRIVAAIGAIATRGAQAS, from the coding sequence ATGACGATGCACATCACCAAGAATGATCTCGTCGACGTAACGCCCGGCGACGATCGTTCGATCGACGAGCTCTATGCGCGCCGACGCATTCCGCTCATCGAGAAACATCGCGCGCATATCCACGCCTTCTTCGCTGCGGTTCTGCCGCCGTTGATCGTGCTCGCGATCCTGCTCGGCCTATGGCAGCTCATCTGCATCAAGCCGACATCTGCATTGCCGTCGCCCTCGCGCATATGGAGCGAGGCGAATGATCTCATCCTGCATCCCTTCTTCGTCGCGGGGCCACAGGACATCGGCCTCGGCTGGCGTGTTCTCACCTCTCTGCAACGCGTCGGCATCGGCTTCGGACTCGCCAGCGTCGCTGGCGTGCTGCTCGGCGTCATCGTCGGACAGTCGCGTTGGGCGATGCGCGGCCTCGATCCGCTGTTCCAGATTCTACGCACCGTGCCGCCGCTCGCCTGGCTGCCGATCTCGCTCGCCGCATTTCGAGACAGCTATCCATCCGCGATCTTCGTGATCTTCATCACCTCCATCTGGCCGATCATCATCAACACTGCTGTCGGCGTGCGCAATATTCCGCAGGACTATCGCAATGTCGCCGCCGTGCTGCGGCTCAATCAATTCGAGTTCTTCTGGAAGATCATGATTCCTTCGGCCGCGCCCTACATCTTCACGGGCCTGCGCATCGGCGTCGGCCTGTCCTGGCTCGCCATTGTCGCAGCGGAAATGCTGACCGGCGGCGTCGGCGTCGGCTTCTTCATCTGGGACGCCTGGAACTCCTCGCGTCTGCCCGACATATTCGTCGCGCTCGCCTATATCGGCGTGACCGGCTTCGTGCTCGACCGCATCGTCGCAGCGATCGGCGCCATCGCCACGCGCGGCGCGCAGGCTTCCTGA
- a CDS encoding sulfite reductase subunit alpha, protein MNEITRPQRLELIPPSAPFSDEQRVWLNGFFAELISMNDAGVVTLSPAENTAIAGNGDDGAAPWHDQTMRLQERMTLAQGHPLRRRIMAAMAQQDCGQCGYDCHNYAEALFAHKEQRLNLCAPGGKETARMLRTLAEELYSAPSAEDASLKARGPEPGLGSEPSDSHPTSAPGHSRDNPVDAHFLSRRRLNKPASEKETWHVEFDLSVSGLDYAVGDSLGVFAQNDLGLVDQIIAMIGASPLAPVNGKSLRDALRDDCSLAPAPDRLFELVSFLTGGETRAKARALAQGEDPDKDAADLDVLAALMKFPGVRPHAEAFVESLEPLQPRLYSISSSPKTAPGRVSLTVDAVRYTIGKRKRKGVASTFLAERIDSGAPARVYVQPSHGFSLPNDPDTPIVMIGPGTGVAPFHAFLQERAAIGARGANWLFFGHQRSDCDFFYAEELNAMKSCGLLTRLSLAWSRDGAEKFYVQDRMREVGRDLFAWIAEGAHIYVCGDAKRMAKDVERALVDIVAQYGARSTDEAVAFVAELKKNGRYRQDVY, encoded by the coding sequence ATGAACGAGATCACGCGGCCGCAACGGCTCGAGCTCATTCCGCCTTCCGCGCCTTTCTCCGATGAGCAGCGCGTCTGGCTCAACGGATTCTTCGCCGAGTTGATATCGATGAACGACGCGGGCGTCGTCACTTTGTCGCCGGCGGAGAATACGGCGATCGCGGGCAATGGCGACGACGGCGCCGCGCCTTGGCATGATCAGACGATGCGATTGCAGGAGCGCATGACGCTCGCGCAAGGGCATCCGCTGCGACGACGCATAATGGCCGCCATGGCGCAGCAAGACTGCGGCCAATGCGGCTATGACTGCCACAATTATGCGGAAGCGCTGTTCGCCCACAAGGAGCAGCGGCTCAATCTCTGCGCGCCGGGCGGCAAGGAAACCGCGCGCATGTTGAGGACGCTCGCCGAAGAGCTCTATTCCGCGCCGTCCGCCGAGGATGCGAGCCTGAAGGCTCGCGGTCCAGAGCCGGGACTGGGCAGCGAGCCTTCAGACTCGCATCCGACGTCCGCGCCCGGCCATTCGCGCGACAATCCCGTCGACGCTCACTTCTTGTCGCGGCGGCGACTGAACAAGCCTGCGTCTGAAAAAGAAACATGGCATGTCGAATTCGATCTTTCCGTCAGCGGTCTCGATTACGCTGTCGGCGATTCGCTCGGCGTGTTCGCGCAGAATGATCTCGGCCTCGTCGATCAGATCATCGCCATGATCGGCGCCTCGCCGCTCGCGCCGGTAAACGGCAAAAGCCTGCGTGACGCGCTGCGCGACGATTGCTCGCTCGCGCCGGCGCCGGATCGTCTCTTCGAGCTCGTCTCCTTCCTCACCGGAGGCGAGACGCGCGCCAAAGCGCGCGCGCTGGCGCAGGGCGAAGATCCGGACAAGGACGCAGCCGATCTCGATGTGTTGGCGGCGCTGATGAAATTTCCGGGCGTGCGGCCACATGCGGAAGCCTTTGTCGAATCGCTCGAGCCTTTGCAGCCGCGCCTCTATTCCATCTCCTCCTCGCCGAAGACGGCGCCGGGACGCGTGTCGCTCACCGTCGATGCGGTACGCTATACGATCGGCAAGCGCAAACGCAAAGGCGTGGCCTCGACCTTCCTCGCCGAACGCATCGACAGCGGCGCGCCGGCGCGAGTTTATGTTCAGCCATCGCACGGCTTCTCGCTGCCGAATGATCCCGACACGCCGATCGTCATGATCGGCCCCGGCACGGGCGTCGCGCCATTCCACGCCTTTTTGCAGGAACGCGCGGCGATCGGCGCGCGCGGCGCCAATTGGCTGTTCTTCGGCCATCAGCGCAGCGATTGCGATTTCTTCTATGCGGAGGAGCTCAATGCGATGAAATCTTGTGGCCTGCTCACACGCCTGTCGCTCGCCTGGTCGCGCGACGGCGCCGAGAAATTCTATGTGCAGGATCGCATGCGCGAAGTCGGCCGCGATCTCTTCGCCTGGATCGCCGAGGGCGCGCATATCTATGTCTGCGGCGACGCCAAGCGCATGGCCAAGGATGTCGAACGCGCGCTCGTCGACATTGTCGCGCAATATGGCGCACGCTCGACCGACGAGGCCGTCGCTTTCGTCGCGGAATTGAAGAAGAACGGCCGCTATCGACAGGATGTCTATTGA
- a CDS encoding nitrate reductase, translating into MQRVDPSSVSVATACPYCGVGCGVLATPDGRGGATVAGDPEHPANFGRLCSKGSALQETLSLEGRLLHPMIRSGAELRRASWDEALDHVARGFQRVIDAHGPQAIAFYLSGQLLTEDYYAANKLIKGFIGSPNVDTNSRLCMASTVAGHKRAFGADVVPGCYEDLDCADLIVLVGSNAAWCHPILFQRILRNKQERGAKLVVIDPRRTATAEEADLFLPIAPGGDVALFCGLLAHLVANGATCDDYIARHTVGFTEALAAAREIAPTIAATAAAAGLREVDVASFFELFAATPKVVTAFSQGVNQSAQGTDKVDAIIHCHLATGRIGKPGAAPFSLTGQPNAMGGREVGGLANQLAAHMGFSDAEIDRVRRFWNAPRIATREGFKAVQMFEAIARGKIKALWVMGTNPAVSLPQADEARAALAKLDLFVVSDNVLSNDTIGAGAHVLLPAQAWGEKSGTVTNSERRISRQRAFLPSPGEAEPDWRIVSALAERMGFGEAFGFRSAADVFREHAALSAFENDGARSFDIGGLAELSDEAFDALPPTLWPIRAGETKGRERFFAAGGYFTADGKARFVAPERPALKTSTSAAFPFRLNTGRIRDQWHTMTRTGKSPRLARHLPFPFVEIHPADAAPLGLVDGGFARVSTRHGECMLAVAVTDRQRRGQLFAPIHWSDETSSFARVGALVAAITDPHSGQPEAKATPARIDAVAFKSRGFLLSRAPLRPAFAELGTKVAVADGHGLLFASDTGLGVWRDYVASLGDGANAADYLDEARGVYRAARFREQRVDLCLFVGRQDARAAFDVASALFEKERLTIEQRKALLSGRAADGAQEEGATVCACFGVGAKTIDRAIAQGARSVAEIGAKLRAGTNCGSCIPELKRAIAAARACCEE; encoded by the coding sequence ATGCAGAGAGTCGATCCGAGCAGCGTTTCCGTCGCGACCGCCTGTCCTTATTGCGGCGTCGGCTGCGGCGTGCTGGCGACGCCGGACGGGCGCGGCGGCGCGACGGTCGCCGGCGACCCGGAGCATCCCGCGAATTTCGGACGGCTGTGCTCCAAAGGTTCGGCCTTGCAGGAGACGCTATCGCTCGAAGGGCGATTGCTGCATCCGATGATCCGCTCCGGCGCGGAGCTACGTCGCGCGAGCTGGGACGAAGCGCTCGACCATGTCGCGCGAGGCTTTCAGCGCGTGATCGACGCGCATGGGCCACAGGCGATCGCCTTCTATCTCTCCGGCCAATTGTTGACCGAGGATTATTACGCGGCCAACAAGCTCATCAAGGGCTTCATCGGCTCGCCCAATGTCGACACCAATTCGCGGCTCTGCATGGCTTCGACGGTCGCCGGACACAAGCGCGCCTTCGGCGCCGATGTCGTGCCGGGATGCTATGAGGATCTCGACTGCGCCGATCTCATCGTGCTGGTCGGCTCCAACGCGGCCTGGTGTCATCCGATTTTGTTCCAGCGCATATTGCGCAACAAGCAGGAGCGCGGCGCGAAGCTCGTCGTCATCGATCCGCGTCGCACGGCGACGGCGGAAGAGGCCGATCTGTTTCTGCCTATCGCGCCCGGCGGCGATGTCGCGCTGTTTTGCGGCCTGCTCGCGCATCTCGTCGCCAACGGCGCGACTTGCGACGATTACATAGCGCGTCACACAGTGGGCTTCACGGAAGCGCTCGCGGCCGCGCGCGAGATCGCGCCGACAATCGCGGCGACAGCCGCGGCCGCCGGCCTTCGCGAAGTGGACGTCGCGTCCTTCTTCGAGCTTTTCGCCGCGACGCCGAAGGTCGTCACCGCCTTTTCGCAAGGCGTCAATCAATCCGCGCAGGGAACGGACAAAGTCGACGCCATCATTCATTGTCATCTCGCGACCGGGCGCATCGGCAAGCCGGGCGCCGCGCCCTTCTCGCTCACCGGGCAGCCCAACGCCATGGGCGGGCGCGAGGTCGGCGGCCTCGCCAATCAGCTCGCCGCGCATATGGGGTTTTCCGACGCCGAGATCGATCGCGTGCGGCGCTTTTGGAACGCGCCGCGCATTGCGACGCGCGAAGGTTTCAAGGCCGTGCAGATGTTCGAGGCCATAGCGCGCGGAAAGATCAAGGCGCTATGGGTGATGGGAACAAATCCCGCGGTCTCGCTTCCGCAGGCGGACGAAGCGCGCGCCGCGCTCGCAAAGCTCGATCTCTTCGTCGTCTCGGACAATGTGCTGTCGAACGACACGATCGGCGCCGGCGCGCATGTGCTGCTGCCGGCGCAGGCCTGGGGCGAGAAATCGGGAACAGTCACCAATTCGGAGCGGCGCATCTCACGCCAGCGCGCCTTTCTGCCTTCGCCCGGCGAGGCCGAGCCGGACTGGCGCATCGTCAGCGCGCTCGCGGAGCGCATGGGCTTCGGCGAGGCTTTCGGCTTTCGCTCGGCGGCGGATGTGTTTCGCGAGCATGCGGCGCTCTCAGCTTTCGAGAATGACGGCGCACGCAGCTTCGACATAGGCGGACTCGCGGAACTCTCCGACGAGGCCTTCGATGCGCTGCCCCCGACGCTGTGGCCGATCCGCGCCGGCGAGACGAAAGGACGCGAGCGATTTTTCGCAGCGGGCGGTTACTTCACCGCCGACGGCAAGGCGCGCTTCGTCGCGCCGGAGCGTCCCGCGCTGAAAACCTCGACCTCGGCGGCCTTTCCCTTTCGGCTCAACACCGGGCGCATCCGCGACCAGTGGCACACGATGACGCGCACGGGAAAGAGTCCGCGCCTCGCGCGACATTTGCCCTTTCCCTTCGTCGAGATTCATCCGGCGGACGCCGCGCCGCTCGGCCTCGTCGACGGCGGCTTCGCGCGCGTCTCCACGCGTCACGGCGAATGTATGCTCGCGGTCGCCGTCACCGATCGGCAGCGGCGCGGGCAGTTGTTCGCGCCGATTCATTGGAGCGACGAGACATCGTCCTTCGCGCGCGTCGGCGCGCTCGTCGCGGCGATCACCGATCCGCATTCGGGACAGCCGGAGGCGAAGGCGACGCCGGCGCGCATAGACGCGGTCGCGTTCAAATCGCGCGGCTTCCTGCTCTCGCGCGCACCGCTTCGGCCGGCTTTCGCAGAGCTCGGAACCAAGGTCGCCGTCGCCGACGGCCATGGCCTTTTGTTCGCCTCGGACACCGGGCTCGGCGTGTGGCGCGATTATGTCGCGTCGCTCGGCGACGGGGCGAATGCGGCCGATTATCTCGACGAAGCGCGCGGCGTCTATCGCGCGGCGCGCTTTCGCGAGCAGCGCGTCGATCTGTGCCTCTTCGTCGGGAGGCAGGACGCGCGGGCCGCCTTCGACGTGGCGAGCGCGCTGTTCGAGAAAGAACGGCTCACCATCGAGCAACGCAAAGCGCTGCTCTCGGGACGCGCGGCCGATGGGGCGCAGGAGGAGGGCGCGACCGTCTGCGCTTGCTTCGGGGTCGGCGCAAAGACGATCGACAGAGCGATCGCGCAAGGCGCCCGCAGCGTCGCCGAGATCGGCGCGAAACTGCGCGCCGGCACGAATTGCGGCTCCTGCATTCCAGAATTGAAACGCGCCATCGCGGCGGCGCGCGCATGCTGCGAGGAGTAG
- a CDS encoding ABC transporter ATP-binding protein: protein MSYLRIDHVDKVFTTGARATKVLEAVDLSVEKGQYVSIIGHSGCGKSTLLNIVAGLVTATAGGVVLENRQVDTPGPDRAVVFQNHSLLPWLSVYDNVRLGVDKIFAGKKNRAERHDWTMHNLELVQMTHAKDKRPSEISGGMKQRVGIARALAMEPKVLLLDEPFGALDALTRAHLQDRVMALHRTLGNTVMMITHDVDEAVLLSDRIVMMTNGPCATIGETLDVALSRPRNRLELAADPVYLECRRRVLQFLYERHHYVEAA, encoded by the coding sequence ATGAGCTATCTTCGCATCGATCACGTCGACAAAGTTTTCACGACCGGCGCCCGCGCGACAAAAGTGCTCGAGGCTGTCGATCTCTCGGTCGAGAAGGGACAATATGTCTCGATCATCGGCCATTCCGGCTGCGGCAAATCCACTCTGCTCAATATCGTCGCCGGCCTCGTGACCGCCACCGCCGGCGGCGTCGTGCTGGAAAATCGTCAGGTCGACACGCCTGGGCCGGATCGCGCCGTCGTGTTCCAGAATCATTCGCTGCTGCCCTGGCTCTCCGTCTATGACAATGTGCGCCTCGGCGTCGACAAGATCTTTGCGGGCAAAAAGAACCGCGCCGAGCGACATGATTGGACGATGCACAATCTCGAGCTCGTGCAGATGACGCATGCGAAGGACAAGCGTCCGAGCGAGATTTCCGGCGGCATGAAGCAGCGCGTCGGCATCGCCCGCGCGCTCGCCATGGAGCCGAAGGTGCTTTTGCTCGACGAGCCCTTCGGCGCGCTCGATGCGCTGACGCGCGCGCATCTACAAGATCGAGTGATGGCGCTGCATCGCACGCTCGGCAATACGGTGATGATGATCACCCATGACGTCGACGAGGCCGTGCTGCTGTCGGACCGCATCGTGATGATGACGAACGGCCCTTGCGCCACGATCGGCGAGACGCTCGACGTCGCGCTGTCGCGCCCGCGCAACCGGCTAGAGCTCGCCGCCGATCCCGTCTATCTCGAATGCCGACGCCGCGTGCTGCAATTCCTCTATGAGCGTCATCATTATGTCGAAGCGGCGTGA
- a CDS encoding NirA family protein: MAGDFTAEQKRYLEGFASGFQASRATRGPAPTKDTPIGPDAIHLEAQDRAVARGGKLNDQEKIKREEHPFDAYARLATRAKRNEPPKVADNFRWRYHGLFYVAPTQSSYMCRLRIPNGCLTHWQFTGLADLADRHGGGYLHVTTRANLQIREIEPKNAVAMIEGVQSLGLWTRGAGADNIRNITGTPTAGIDRQELIDTRPLARALHFHILNDRSLFGLPRKFNIAFDGAGCIAVLEDTNDVAFRAVEIVDGHGLEPGIYFRLALGGITGHKDLARETGVIARPDEAIEIADAIVRVFIATGDRVNRAEARLKYVLDRLGFEKFLTLVEERLGRALLRAPAAAIAPRPGFDRHAHIGVHAQKQVEKNWLGVALKLGRLTSDNVRGLANIARAFGDGDIRLTVWQNLLISGVPDSRVDEAVAQIEALGLSTKASPIRAGLVACTGNVGCRFAAADTKRHADEIAAHCEKQIAIDTPINLHLTGCRHSCAQHYIGDIGLIGARVAINDEGDTVEGYHMVVGGGFGAEGAIARELFENVAAEDAPRKVEGILRAYLAHRATAEESFAAFTRRHDLETLKRLFAETEK; the protein is encoded by the coding sequence ATGGCCGGCGACTTCACAGCGGAACAAAAGCGCTATCTCGAAGGCTTCGCCTCCGGCTTTCAGGCCTCGCGCGCGACGCGCGGCCCGGCGCCGACGAAAGACACGCCTATCGGCCCGGACGCTATCCATTTGGAGGCGCAGGATCGCGCTGTCGCGCGCGGCGGCAAGCTCAACGATCAAGAAAAAATCAAACGCGAAGAGCATCCTTTCGACGCCTATGCGCGTCTCGCCACTCGAGCGAAGCGCAACGAGCCGCCGAAGGTCGCCGATAATTTCCGATGGCGCTATCATGGGCTGTTCTACGTCGCGCCGACGCAGAGCTCCTACATGTGTCGCTTGCGGATTCCCAATGGCTGCCTCACTCATTGGCAGTTCACCGGCCTCGCCGATCTCGCCGATCGTCATGGCGGCGGCTATTTGCATGTCACCACGCGCGCGAACCTCCAGATTCGCGAGATCGAGCCGAAGAACGCCGTCGCCATGATCGAGGGCGTGCAGAGTCTCGGCCTGTGGACGCGCGGCGCCGGCGCCGACAATATTCGCAATATCACCGGAACTCCGACCGCCGGAATCGATCGCCAAGAGCTCATCGACACGCGTCCCCTGGCGCGCGCGCTGCATTTCCACATTCTCAACGATCGCTCTCTCTTCGGCCTGCCGCGGAAATTCAACATCGCTTTCGACGGCGCCGGCTGCATCGCCGTGCTCGAGGACACCAATGACGTCGCCTTTCGAGCGGTCGAGATCGTCGACGGACATGGCCTCGAGCCGGGAATCTATTTCCGTCTCGCGCTCGGCGGAATTACGGGGCACAAAGATCTCGCGCGCGAGACCGGCGTCATCGCGCGGCCGGACGAAGCCATCGAAATTGCAGACGCCATAGTGCGCGTCTTCATCGCGACCGGCGACCGCGTCAATCGCGCCGAGGCGCGATTGAAATATGTGCTCGATCGCTTGGGCTTCGAAAAATTCCTGACGCTCGTCGAAGAGCGGCTCGGCCGCGCCCTTCTGCGCGCGCCCGCGGCGGCGATCGCGCCGCGGCCCGGCTTCGACCGGCACGCCCATATCGGCGTGCATGCGCAAAAGCAGGTGGAAAAGAACTGGCTCGGCGTCGCGCTGAAGCTCGGCCGGCTGACCAGCGACAATGTCCGCGGCCTGGCGAACATCGCGCGCGCCTTTGGCGACGGCGACATAAGGCTCACCGTCTGGCAAAATCTGCTGATCTCCGGCGTTCCCGACTCCCGCGTGGACGAGGCGGTCGCGCAGATCGAAGCGCTCGGCCTTTCGACAAAGGCCTCGCCGATCCGCGCCGGCCTCGTCGCTTGCACCGGCAATGTGGGCTGCCGCTTCGCCGCCGCCGACACGAAGCGGCACGCCGACGAAATCGCCGCTCATTGCGAGAAGCAAATCGCGATCGACACACCGATCAACTTACATCTGACCGGCTGCCGTCACTCCTGCGCGCAGCACTATATCGGCGACATCGGCCTCATCGGCGCGCGCGTCGCGATCAATGACGAAGGCGACACAGTCGAAGGCTATCACATGGTCGTCGGCGGCGGTTTCGGCGCCGAAGGCGCGATCGCCCGCGAATTATTCGAGAATGTCGCAGCGGAAGACGCGCCGCGCAAGGTCGAGGGCATTTTGCGCGCCTATCTCGCGCATCGCGCGACGGCTGAGGAGAGCTTCGCCGCCTTCACGCGGCGCCACGATTTAGAGACGTTGAAACGACTCTTCGCGGAGACCGAAAAATGA
- a CDS encoding NAD(P)/FAD-dependent oxidoreductase has protein sequence MSEPLVIIGNGMAAARLVDELSKRALGRYAIAVIGAEPRLAYNRVLLSSVLAGETEMAEIELKPTSWWRDHGVTLLYGRKARAIDLSTKRVSLESGENIGFSKLVFATGSRALRLTLPGAQLPGVCVFRDGADVDALKRMAAQRKRIVVIGGGLLGLEAAYGLTKSGAVVTLAHVAERLMERQLDAPAAELLKQSIESKGIKTLLEANTIRIIGDDHVRGVEFADGRRLEAEGVVFAAGIAPNMELARSAGVETQRGVIINDHMETNIDSVFALGECAQHRGVCYGLVEPAYEQARILAARLCGENDIYEGSIVATNLKVSGVSVFSAGDFLGRDGGETVSWRDIGLGLYKKLVIDDGRLVGAVLVGDASAALSCLELIRSQADIAQWRDALIFGRALCDRKAA, from the coding sequence ATGAGCGAGCCTCTGGTCATCATCGGCAATGGCATGGCGGCCGCGCGCCTCGTCGACGAATTGTCGAAACGCGCGCTCGGCCGATACGCCATCGCCGTCATCGGCGCGGAGCCGCGCCTCGCCTATAATCGCGTGCTGCTCTCTTCAGTGCTGGCCGGCGAAACGGAGATGGCGGAAATCGAGTTGAAGCCCACGAGCTGGTGGCGCGACCACGGCGTCACACTGCTCTATGGCCGCAAGGCCCGCGCTATCGACCTTTCGACAAAGCGCGTGTCGCTCGAAAGCGGTGAGAACATCGGCTTTTCGAAGCTCGTTTTCGCCACCGGCTCGCGCGCGCTGCGTCTCACCCTGCCCGGCGCGCAGCTCCCCGGCGTTTGCGTGTTTCGTGACGGCGCCGATGTCGACGCGCTGAAGCGCATGGCCGCGCAGCGCAAGCGGATCGTCGTCATCGGCGGCGGCCTGCTCGGTCTCGAAGCCGCCTATGGCCTCACAAAGTCCGGCGCCGTGGTGACGCTCGCGCATGTCGCGGAGCGGCTGATGGAGCGACAGCTCGACGCGCCTGCGGCCGAGTTGTTGAAGCAGTCGATCGAGAGCAAAGGCATAAAGACGCTGCTGGAAGCGAATACGATCCGCATAATCGGCGACGATCATGTTCGTGGCGTCGAATTCGCCGACGGCCGCCGGCTCGAGGCGGAGGGCGTCGTCTTCGCGGCGGGGATTGCGCCCAATATGGAGCTCGCGCGAAGCGCCGGCGTCGAGACGCAAAGAGGCGTCATCATCAACGATCATATGGAGACGAATATAGACAGCGTATTCGCGCTCGGCGAATGCGCGCAGCACAGAGGCGTCTGCTACGGCCTCGTCGAGCCCGCCTATGAGCAGGCCCGCATCCTCGCCGCGCGGCTCTGCGGCGAAAATGACATCTATGAGGGAAGCATCGTCGCCACCAATCTGAAAGTCTCCGGCGTCAGTGTCTTTTCCGCCGGCGATTTTCTCGGACGCGACGGCGGCGAAACTGTCTCCTGGCGGGACATCGGCCTCGGTCTCTACAAGAAGCTCGTCATCGACGATGGCCGCCTCGTCGGCGCCGTGCTCGTCGGCGACGCCAGCGCAGCGCTTTCGTGCCTCGAGCTCATTCGCTCGCAGGCCGACATAGCGCAATGGCGCGACGCTTTGATCTTCGGCCGCGCGCTCTGCGACAGAAAGGCGGCGTGA
- a CDS encoding CmpA/NrtA family ABC transporter substrate-binding protein, with the protein MTDETSETKLLSPTALDRRALLRGAAGAAASFAAIRTAFPGGAFAEGSGPETTKAILGYIALIDAAPLIIAKEKGLFAKHGMPDVEVTKQASWGATRDNLVLGGAANGIDGAHILTPMPYLISTGKVTQNNAPTPMYILARLNLDAQGISVANEYKDLKITTNASALREAFAKKKAEGKEVKVAMTFPGGTHDLWLRYWLAAAGVDPDKDVSTIVVPPPQMVANMKVGNMDAFCVGEPWNEQLANQGIGYTACATGEIWAKHPEKALGMRADWVDKNPRAARALTAAVLEAQQWCDKMENKAELADIVGKRQWFNVPVADILGRLKGDLNYGNGRIEKGTKQFMKFWRDFASYPFKSHDAWFVTEDIRWGKLESTTNIKALVDKVNREDIWREAAKSINVAAKEIPASTSRGKETFFDGKVFDPENPQAYLKSLSIKRAQV; encoded by the coding sequence ATGACAGACGAAACAAGCGAAACGAAGCTCCTATCCCCGACGGCATTGGATCGTCGTGCGCTGCTGCGCGGCGCGGCCGGCGCCGCGGCGAGCTTCGCCGCCATACGCACGGCCTTTCCCGGCGGCGCCTTCGCGGAAGGCTCGGGGCCGGAAACGACAAAAGCGATTCTCGGCTATATCGCGCTCATCGACGCCGCGCCGCTCATAATCGCAAAAGAAAAAGGCCTTTTCGCCAAGCATGGCATGCCCGACGTCGAAGTGACGAAACAAGCGTCCTGGGGCGCGACGCGCGACAATCTCGTGCTCGGCGGCGCCGCCAATGGCATAGACGGCGCGCATATTCTCACGCCCATGCCCTATCTCATCTCGACGGGAAAAGTGACGCAGAACAATGCGCCGACGCCGATGTACATACTCGCGCGCCTCAATCTCGACGCGCAGGGAATTTCCGTCGCCAATGAATATAAGGATCTGAAGATCACCACCAACGCTTCCGCGCTGCGCGAGGCCTTCGCCAAGAAGAAAGCCGAAGGCAAAGAGGTGAAGGTCGCCATGACCTTCCCCGGCGGCACGCATGATCTGTGGCTGCGCTATTGGCTCGCCGCCGCCGGCGTCGATCCCGACAAGGATGTCTCGACGATCGTCGTGCCGCCGCCGCAGATGGTCGCGAATATGAAGGTCGGCAATATGGACGCCTTTTGCGTCGGCGAACCCTGGAACGAGCAGCTCGCCAATCAGGGCATAGGCTACACCGCCTGCGCGACCGGCGAGATCTGGGCGAAGCATCCGGAGAAAGCGCTCGGCATGCGCGCCGATTGGGTGGACAAGAATCCGCGCGCCGCACGCGCGCTCACCGCCGCTGTGCTGGAAGCGCAGCAATGGTGCGACAAAATGGAGAACAAGGCGGAGCTCGCCGACATCGTCGGCAAGCGCCAATGGTTCAACGTGCCCGTCGCCGACATCCTCGGCCGCCTGAAAGGCGACCTCAATTACGGCAATGGCCGCATAGAGAAGGGCACGAAGCAATTTATGAAATTCTGGCGCGACTTTGCCTCCTATCCCTTCAAAAGCCATGACGCCTGGTTCGTGACCGAGGACATTCGCTGGGGCAAGCTCGAGTCGACGACGAATATCAAGGCGCTCGTCGACAAGGTGAATCGAGAAGACATTTGGCGCGAGGCGGCGAAGTCGATCAACGTCGCCGCGAAAGAGATTCCTGCGTCGACGTCGCGCGGCAAGGAGACCTTCTTCGACGGCAAGGTTTTCGATCCGGAAAATCCGCAAGCCTATCTGAAAAGCCTGTCCATCAAGCGCGCGCAGGTGTGA